One Diceros bicornis minor isolate mBicDic1 chromosome 26, mDicBic1.mat.cur, whole genome shotgun sequence DNA segment encodes these proteins:
- the INO80E gene encoding INO80 complex subunit E isoform X2, which yields MNGPADGEVDYKKKYRNLKRKLKFLIYEHECFQEELRKAQRKLLKVSRDKSFLLDRLLQYENVDEDSSDSDATASSDNSETEGTPKLSDTPAPKRKRSPPLGGAPSPSSLSLPPSTGFPLQASGAPSPYLSSLPEPSPLRPKREKRPRLPRKLKMAVGPPDCPVGGPLTFPGRGSGAGVGAALAPLPPPKMPPPTILSAVPRQMFSDAGSGDDALDGDDDLVIDIPE from the exons ATGAACGGGCCGGCGGACGGCGAAGTGGACTACAAAAAGAAATACCGGAACCTGAAGCGGAAGCTCAAGTTTCTCATCTAC GAACACGAGTGCTTCCAGGAAGAACTGAGGAAGGCACAGAGGAAATTGCTGAAGGTGTCCCGGGACAAGAG TTTCCTTCTAGACCGACTTCTGCAGTACGAGAACGTGGATGAAGACTCTTCTG ACTCCGATGCCACTGCATCTTCAGATAACAGCGAGACAGAGGGGACACCCAAGTTGTCGGACACGCCAGCCCCCAAGAG GAAGAGAAGTCCTCCACTGGGGggcgccccctccccctccagcctctccctgcctccttcaACAGGGTTCCCCCTTCAGGCCTCCGGGGCCCCCTCCCCGTACCTGAGCTCG CTGCCCGAGCCCAGCCCCCTGAGGCCCAAGCGGGAGAAACGGCCCCGCCTGCCCCGGAAACTCAAG ATGGCGGTGGGACCCCCTGACTGCCCTGTGGGAGGACCACTGACCTTCCCAGGCCGAGGTTCTGGGGCTGGAGTGGGGGCAGCCCTAGCCCCACTGCCCCCACCCAAGATGCCCCCTCCCACGATCCTGAGCGCCGTCCCTCGGCAGATGTTCAGCGATGCGGGCAGCGGGGATGATGCCCTGGATGGGGATGATGACCTGGTGATTGACATCCCGGAGTGA
- the INO80E gene encoding INO80 complex subunit E isoform X1, whose protein sequence is MNGPADGEVDYKKKYRNLKRKLKFLIYEHECFQEELRKAQRKLLKVSRDKSFLLDRLLQYENVDEDSSDSDATASSDNSETEGTPKLSDTPAPKRKRSPPLGGAPSPSSLSLPPSTGFPLQASGAPSPYLSSLASPPYPPFPSDYLALQLPEPSPLRPKREKRPRLPRKLKMAVGPPDCPVGGPLTFPGRGSGAGVGAALAPLPPPKMPPPTILSAVPRQMFSDAGSGDDALDGDDDLVIDIPE, encoded by the exons ATGAACGGGCCGGCGGACGGCGAAGTGGACTACAAAAAGAAATACCGGAACCTGAAGCGGAAGCTCAAGTTTCTCATCTAC GAACACGAGTGCTTCCAGGAAGAACTGAGGAAGGCACAGAGGAAATTGCTGAAGGTGTCCCGGGACAAGAG TTTCCTTCTAGACCGACTTCTGCAGTACGAGAACGTGGATGAAGACTCTTCTG ACTCCGATGCCACTGCATCTTCAGATAACAGCGAGACAGAGGGGACACCCAAGTTGTCGGACACGCCAGCCCCCAAGAG GAAGAGAAGTCCTCCACTGGGGggcgccccctccccctccagcctctccctgcctccttcaACAGGGTTCCCCCTTCAGGCCTCCGGGGCCCCCTCCCCGTACCTGAGCTCG CTGGCTTCCCCCCCCTACCCCCCATTCCCTTCTGACTACCTGGCCCTGCAGCTGCCCGAGCCCAGCCCCCTGAGGCCCAAGCGGGAGAAACGGCCCCGCCTGCCCCGGAAACTCAAG ATGGCGGTGGGACCCCCTGACTGCCCTGTGGGAGGACCACTGACCTTCCCAGGCCGAGGTTCTGGGGCTGGAGTGGGGGCAGCCCTAGCCCCACTGCCCCCACCCAAGATGCCCCCTCCCACGATCCTGAGCGCCGTCCCTCGGCAGATGTTCAGCGATGCGGGCAGCGGGGATGATGCCCTGGATGGGGATGATGACCTGGTGATTGACATCCCGGAGTGA
- the INO80E gene encoding INO80 complex subunit E isoform X3, whose protein sequence is MNGPADGEVDYKKKYRNLKRKLKFLIYEHECFQEELRKAQRKLLKVSRDKSFLLDRLLQYENVDEDSSDSDATASSDNSETEGTPKLSDTPAPKRKRSPPLGGAPSPSSLSLPPSTGFPLQASGAPSPYLSSMAVGPPDCPVGGPLTFPGRGSGAGVGAALAPLPPPKMPPPTILSAVPRQMFSDAGSGDDALDGDDDLVIDIPE, encoded by the exons ATGAACGGGCCGGCGGACGGCGAAGTGGACTACAAAAAGAAATACCGGAACCTGAAGCGGAAGCTCAAGTTTCTCATCTAC GAACACGAGTGCTTCCAGGAAGAACTGAGGAAGGCACAGAGGAAATTGCTGAAGGTGTCCCGGGACAAGAG TTTCCTTCTAGACCGACTTCTGCAGTACGAGAACGTGGATGAAGACTCTTCTG ACTCCGATGCCACTGCATCTTCAGATAACAGCGAGACAGAGGGGACACCCAAGTTGTCGGACACGCCAGCCCCCAAGAG GAAGAGAAGTCCTCCACTGGGGggcgccccctccccctccagcctctccctgcctccttcaACAGGGTTCCCCCTTCAGGCCTCCGGGGCCCCCTCCCCGTACCTGAGCTCG ATGGCGGTGGGACCCCCTGACTGCCCTGTGGGAGGACCACTGACCTTCCCAGGCCGAGGTTCTGGGGCTGGAGTGGGGGCAGCCCTAGCCCCACTGCCCCCACCCAAGATGCCCCCTCCCACGATCCTGAGCGCCGTCCCTCGGCAGATGTTCAGCGATGCGGGCAGCGGGGATGATGCCCTGGATGGGGATGATGACCTGGTGATTGACATCCCGGAGTGA
- the INO80E gene encoding INO80 complex subunit E isoform X4, whose protein sequence is MNGPADGEVDYKKKYRNLKRKLKFLIYEHECFQEELRKAQRKLLKVSRDKSFLLDRLLQYENVDEDSSDSDATASSDNSETEGTPKLSDTPAPKRKRSPPLGGAPSPSSLSLPPSTGFPLQASGAPSPYLSSLASPPYPPFPSDYLALQLPEPSPLRPKREKRPRLPRKLKRAHSGCSVEEELDLGEAEGRESS, encoded by the exons ATGAACGGGCCGGCGGACGGCGAAGTGGACTACAAAAAGAAATACCGGAACCTGAAGCGGAAGCTCAAGTTTCTCATCTAC GAACACGAGTGCTTCCAGGAAGAACTGAGGAAGGCACAGAGGAAATTGCTGAAGGTGTCCCGGGACAAGAG TTTCCTTCTAGACCGACTTCTGCAGTACGAGAACGTGGATGAAGACTCTTCTG ACTCCGATGCCACTGCATCTTCAGATAACAGCGAGACAGAGGGGACACCCAAGTTGTCGGACACGCCAGCCCCCAAGAG GAAGAGAAGTCCTCCACTGGGGggcgccccctccccctccagcctctccctgcctccttcaACAGGGTTCCCCCTTCAGGCCTCCGGGGCCCCCTCCCCGTACCTGAGCTCG CTGGCTTCCCCCCCCTACCCCCCATTCCCTTCTGACTACCTGGCCCTGCAGCTGCCCGAGCCCAGCCCCCTGAGGCCCAAGCGGGAGAAACGGCCCCGCCTGCCCCGGAAACTCAAG AGAGCTcattctggctgcagtgtggaggaggagCTGGATCTGGGAGAGGCTGAAGGCAGGGAGTCCAGTTAG
- the DOC2A gene encoding double C2-like domain-containing protein alpha isoform X2, with product MRGRRGDRMTINIQEHMAINVCPGPIRPIRQISDYFPRRGPGPEGGGGGFREAPARLGPLALAPPASFLGATTPEDGAEVDSYDSDDTTALGMLEFDLLYDRASCTLHCSILRAKGLKPMDFNGLADPYVKLHLLPGACKANKLKTKTQRNTLNPVWNEDLTYSGITDDDITHKVLRISVCDEDKLSHNEFIGEIRVPLRRLKPSQKKHFNICLERQVPLASPSSMSAALRGISCYLKELEQADQGPGLLEERGRILLSLSYSSRRRGLLVGIVRCAHLAAMDVNGYSDPYVKTYLRPDVDKKSKHKTCVKKKTLNPEFNEEFFYEMELSALATKTLEVTVWDYDIGKSNDFIGGVSLGPGARGEARKHWSDCLRQPDTALERWHTLTSELPPAAGALPSA from the exons ATGAGGGGCCGCAGGGGCGACCGCATGACCATCAACATCCAGGAGCACATGGCCATCAACGTGTGCCCTGGGCCCATCCGGCCCATCCGCCAGATCTCTGACTACTTTCCCCGCCGGGGACCAGGACCCGAAGGGGGCGGCGGGGGCTTCCGGGAGGCCCCTGCGCGTCTGGGCCCCCTGGCCCTGGCCCCCCCTGCATCCTTCCTTGGGGCCACCACGCCCGAGGATGGAGCGGAGGTGGACAGCTATGACTCGGATGATACCA CGGCCCTGGGCATGCTGGAGTTTGACCTTCTCTACGACCGGGCCTCCTGCACTCTGCACTGTAGCATCCTCAGGGCCAAG ggCCTCAAGCCCATGGATTTCAATGGCCTGGCCGACCCCTACGTCAAGTTGCACCTGCTGCCTGGAGCCTGCAAG GCCAATAAGCtaaaaactaagactcagagaaaCACGCTGAATCCCGTGTGGAATGAGGACCTGACGTACAGTGGAATCACAGATGACGACATCACCCACAAGGTGCTCAG GATTTCTGTCTGTGATGAGGACAAGCTGAGCCACAATGAGTTCATCGGGGAGATCCGTGTACCCCTACGCCGCCTCAagccttcacagaagaagcaTTTTAACATCTGCCTTGAGCGCCAGGTCCCG CTGGCTTCACCCTCTTCCATGTCGGCAGCGCTGAGGGGCATCTCCTGttacctgaaggag CTGGAGCAGGCagatcaggggcctgggctgctggAAGAGCGTGGGCGCATCCTGCTGAGCCTCAGCTACAGCTCTCGGCGCCGGGGGCTGCTGGTGGGCATTGTGCGCTGTGCCCACCTGGCTGCCATGGATGTCAACGGCTACTCTGACCCCTACGTCAAGAC GTACCTGAGGCCAGACGTGGATAAGAAATCCAAACATAAAACGTGTGTGAAAAAGAAGACTCTAAATCCGGAATTTAATGAG GAGTTTTTCTACGAGATGGAGCTCTCCGCTCTGGCCACCAAGACTCTGGAAGTCACGGTCTGGGACTATGACATTGGCAAATCCAACGACTTCATCG GTGGCGTGTCCCTGGGGCCAGGCGCCCGGGGAGAGGCCCGGAAGCACTGGAGTGACTGTCTACGGCAGCCGGATACAGCCCTGGAGCGCTGGCACACCCTGACCAGTGAGCTGCCCCCAGCGGCCGGGGCTCTGCCCTCCGCCTGA
- the DOC2A gene encoding double C2-like domain-containing protein alpha isoform X1 yields the protein MRGRRGDRMTINIQEHMAINVCPGPIRPIRQISDYFPRRGPGPEGGGGGFREAPARLGPLALAPPASFLGATTPEDGAEVDSYDSDDTTALGMLEFDLLYDRASCTLHCSILRAKGLKPMDFNGLADPYVKLHLLPGACKANKLKTKTQRNTLNPVWNEDLTYSGITDDDITHKVLRISVCDEDKLSHNEFIGEIRVPLRRLKPSQKKHFNICLERQVPLASPSSMSAALRGISCYLKELEQADQGPGLLEERGRILLSLSYSSRRRGLLVGIVRCAHLAAMDVNGYSDPYVKTYLRPDVDKKSKHKTCVKKKTLNPEFNEEFFYEMELSALATKTLEVTVWDYDIGKSNDFIGEGGARWVVLMEGRLAVRLALILPASTCSPGGVSLGPGARGEARKHWSDCLRQPDTALERWHTLTSELPPAAGALPSA from the exons ATGAGGGGCCGCAGGGGCGACCGCATGACCATCAACATCCAGGAGCACATGGCCATCAACGTGTGCCCTGGGCCCATCCGGCCCATCCGCCAGATCTCTGACTACTTTCCCCGCCGGGGACCAGGACCCGAAGGGGGCGGCGGGGGCTTCCGGGAGGCCCCTGCGCGTCTGGGCCCCCTGGCCCTGGCCCCCCCTGCATCCTTCCTTGGGGCCACCACGCCCGAGGATGGAGCGGAGGTGGACAGCTATGACTCGGATGATACCA CGGCCCTGGGCATGCTGGAGTTTGACCTTCTCTACGACCGGGCCTCCTGCACTCTGCACTGTAGCATCCTCAGGGCCAAG ggCCTCAAGCCCATGGATTTCAATGGCCTGGCCGACCCCTACGTCAAGTTGCACCTGCTGCCTGGAGCCTGCAAG GCCAATAAGCtaaaaactaagactcagagaaaCACGCTGAATCCCGTGTGGAATGAGGACCTGACGTACAGTGGAATCACAGATGACGACATCACCCACAAGGTGCTCAG GATTTCTGTCTGTGATGAGGACAAGCTGAGCCACAATGAGTTCATCGGGGAGATCCGTGTACCCCTACGCCGCCTCAagccttcacagaagaagcaTTTTAACATCTGCCTTGAGCGCCAGGTCCCG CTGGCTTCACCCTCTTCCATGTCGGCAGCGCTGAGGGGCATCTCCTGttacctgaaggag CTGGAGCAGGCagatcaggggcctgggctgctggAAGAGCGTGGGCGCATCCTGCTGAGCCTCAGCTACAGCTCTCGGCGCCGGGGGCTGCTGGTGGGCATTGTGCGCTGTGCCCACCTGGCTGCCATGGATGTCAACGGCTACTCTGACCCCTACGTCAAGAC GTACCTGAGGCCAGACGTGGATAAGAAATCCAAACATAAAACGTGTGTGAAAAAGAAGACTCTAAATCCGGAATTTAATGAG GAGTTTTTCTACGAGATGGAGCTCTCCGCTCTGGCCACCAAGACTCTGGAAGTCACGGTCTGGGACTATGACATTGGCAAATCCAACGACTTCATCGGTGAGGGAGGAGCCCGCTGGGTGGTGCTGATGGAGGGCAGACTGGCAGTGCGATTGGCTCTGATTCTGCCTGCCTCTACCTGCTCCCCAGGTGGCGTGTCCCTGGGGCCAGGCGCCCGGGGAGAGGCCCGGAAGCACTGGAGTGACTGTCTACGGCAGCCGGATACAGCCCTGGAGCGCTGGCACACCCTGACCAGTGAGCTGCCCCCAGCGGCCGGGGCTCTGCCCTCCGCCTGA
- the C26H16orf92 gene encoding fertilization-influencing membrane protein, with product MTKISDLWFHSLVGETDKYTGHSNAEQLHTDLRGSPGPEPEPGGVPAASHKPVTLAPSLESAETLAPGAESPLFLDRPDFFDYPDSDQARLLALAQFIGERPVIFDNSGSKSGFFHHILVGALVVAFFFLLFQFCTHMSCQKGA from the exons ATGACCAAGATCAGCGATCTCTGGTTTCACAGCCTTgtaggggagacagacaaatacACAGGCCACTCCAATGCG GAGCAGCTGCATACAGACCTGAGGGGGAGCCCTGGCCCAGAGCCAGAACCAGGTGGAGTCCCTGCTGCCTCGCACAAgcctgtgactttgg CACCCAGCCTGGAGAGTGCCGAGACCTTGGCCCCGGGAGCAGAGTCTCCGCTCTTCTTGGACAGACCTGACTTCTTTGATTACCCAGACTCGGACCAAGCCAGGCTCCTGGCACTGGCCCAGTTTATTGGAGAGAGACCTGTCATCTTTGATAATTCAG GTTCCAAGTCTGGCTTCTTCCATCACATCCTGGTGGGCGCTCTGGTAGTggccttcttcttcctccttttccagtTCTGCACACACAT GAGCTGCCAGAAAGGGGCGTAA
- the TLCD3B gene encoding ceramide synthase, with protein sequence MLTPMVAGGVVFPGLFLLSKNTLQRLPQLRWEEADAVIVSARLVSSVQAVMASTAGYIVSTSCKHIIDDQHWLSSAYTQFAVPYFIYDIYAMFLCHWHKHQVKGHGGDEGGARAPGSTWAVARGYLHKEFLMVLHHAVMVLVCFPLSVVWRQGKGDFFLGCLLMAEVSTPFVCLGKILIQYKQQHTLLHKVNGALMLLSFLCCRVLLFPYLYWAYGRHAGLPLLAVPLAIPAHVNLGAALLLAPQLYWFFLICRGACRLFRPRGSPPPSPCQTRD encoded by the exons ATGCTGACCCCAATGGTGGCTGGGGGGGTGGTCTTCCCCGGACTCTTCCTCCTCTCCAAGAACACACTCCAGCGGCTGCCCCAGCTGCGCTGGGAGGAGGCCGACGCGGTCATTGTCTCCGCCAG GCTGGTGTCCTCTGTCCAAGCCGTCATGGCCTCCACAGCCGGCTACATCGTCTCCACCTCCTGCAAGCACATCATTGATGACCA ACACTGGCTTTCCTCTGCCTACACGCAATTTGCAGTGCCCTACTTCATCTACGACATCTACGCCATGTTCCTCTGTCACTGGCACAAGCACCAGGTCAAGGGGCACGGAGGGGATGAAGGGGGGGCCAGAGCCCCGGGCAGCACCTGGGCTGTGGCGCGCGGCTACCTGCACAAGGAGTTCCTCATGGTGCTCCACCACGCCGTCATGGTGCTCGTGTGCTTCCCGCTGTCGGTG gtGTGGCGTCAGGGCAAGGGAGATTTCTTTCTAGGCTGCTTGCTGATGGCAGAGGTCAGCACCCCCTTTGTCTGCCTTGGCAAGATCCTCATCCAG TACAAGCAGCAGCACACACTGCTGCACAAGGTGAACGGGGCGCTGATGCTGctcagcttcctctgctgccGGGTGCTGCTCTTCCCCTACCTGTACTGGGCCTACGGGCGGCACGCGGGCCTGCCCCTGCTCGCAGTGCCCCTCGCCATCCCGGCCCACGTCAACCTGGGCGCCGCGCTGCTGCTCGCCCCCCAGCTCTACTGGTTCTTCCTCATCTGCCGCGGAGCCTGCCGCCTCTTCCGGCCCCGGGGCTCCCCGCCGCCCTCTCCCTGCCAGACCCGGGACTGA